Part of the Paenibacillus guangzhouensis genome is shown below.
GCTAATGATGCCATCCGGCGAGACATGCATCCCTTTCGGCAAGCCAGTTACCTGGAACGAATACGGCGCAATACCGCCATAGACGTCAATCGTCACCGAATACGGCTGTCCAACCTCAGCCTCTGGCAGCGTCGTCGTCTTAATCGACAATGGCGCAGGAGCAACCATCATCTCTGCTGTTGTCGGATTCTCTTGCGATGTCGATGCTTCTCCATGATGTATATCCGGAATGACTTCACCCTCTGCTTTAGCTAGCGTACCGCCGGTTACCATGCCCCCGAGCACTAATTGTGATGTTAATACGAGCGCAAGCAGTTTCTTGCCATGCTTGTTCACAATCCATTCACTCCTATACATTAAAATTTGCAGCAACGCTGTACAAGTAGAAGTGTAATGTGTGTTTATTAAGGCATTGTTAATGGATATATGAAGAGTTTGTAAAGAGGGAGCGACGCCAAAATAGCAAAAAAACACCCCCAAGAAATCTCTTGAAGGTGTCTTGATTCGCGCTCGAGCCTTGCGATGCTGGAATTGTCCAGGCGAAATGCTATTTTATTTCTCTAATCGACTAAATCGTTGAATACCTTGACGATACTATCCGCTATGACGAGATCCGCCATCCGATCCATCGGCGTAGGACTCTTATTAATCAGTATAAATTTGTGTCCTCGATACAGCCGGACTAACCCGGCTGCGGGTTGGACTGTTAACGAGGTGCCGGCTACGATCAGTATATCAGCCTCACGGATATCTTGCGCGGCTTGATCGAGCAGCGCCATATCCAGGCTCTCTTGGTACAAGACAACGTCCGGCTTGATCACACCGCCGCATGCCGAGCAACGCGGCACAATCTCGGGTGAGCTCGTCACAGCATCCAATCCATAGTGCTCTCCGCAATCGGTACAGCGATTTCGATGGATCGAACCGTGTAATTCGAGCACGTTCCGGCTGCCCGCTTGTTGATGGAGGCCGTCAATATTTTGCGTAATGATCGATTTCAGTTGCCCCCGCTGCTCAAGCCGTGCGAGCGCTTCATGCGCGGGATTCGGCATCGCATTCGGATAGACCATCTTCGATTTGTAGAAGGTATAGAAATCTTCCGGCCGCTCCCAGAAGAAGTCCCGGCTCAGAATATCCTCCGGCGCATACTTCTCGTTCGTATTCGTGTTATATAGACCGCTCGCCGAGCGGAAATCCGGAATCCCGCTCTCCGTCGACGTCCCTGCGCCACCAAAGAACACGATATTCCTGCTCTCACGTATCCATTCCTTCCATTCGCTCCATTGCATATCACAACACCTGCCTGCTTTACGATTTCTACGACGATTTCTTCGATCCTTCTATTGTACCAGACCCCGCATGAATCTTAAATTGCCCAGCCATCTCCCGCAGCTCTTCCGCCATCTGATACAGACGTTCGGAAGAATGCGATATTTCCTCCATGGACGCGAGCTGTTCTTCCGTTGTTGCCGAGACGGTCTGAGAAGCCTTTGCCGTCTGATGAGACATTCTCTCCATCTCCTGAATCGATAAGGCCACTTCTCTACTGCTTCCTGAGATCTGTTCCGACACCGTCGCCGCTTCTTGGCATTGCTCCACGACACGTTGACCCGCTTCCAGAATACGAGCGAAGACTTGACTCGTCTCTTGGATGGCATGAGCGGCTACCCCAAATTCCCGTTTACCTTGATCCATGGATGATTTCGCAAGCTCAACCTCTTGCTGAACTCGGATAATAACTTCGCTAATCTGTGCTGCGGATTGACTGGAACGTTCTGCGAGCTTACGGATTTCTGCCGCCACCACAGCAAAGCCTTGCCCAGAATCGCCAGCTCGCGCCGCTTCAATAGACGCATTCAATGCAAGCAAATGGGTCTGATCAGCAATTTCGCGAATCATTTGTACAATCTCGTCTATTTCTGAGGATTGCCCGTGCAGTACGGAAATCGTCGTACTGAGCCCATCCACGGTGCTAGCAATTTGATTCATTTGCAGCAGGGATTGGTGCAAATGCTCGTTCCCTTGTTCCGCTTCCTTCATGGATTCTTCCGATGCGCCGTAGGACTGTGTTGACGTTGCTGCGAGCTGTACGATACCCTCTGAAGCTTGTCCGATGGCTCTCGTCGCGCCATGCAAGTTTCGTGCTTGATGATCATTCATCGCCGCAATCTCAATGATCGAATCCGCCGTATGGGCTGTACCCTGAATAGACTCCTTCAATACTTGCGTTTGGCGCTCGGATTCATGGGACAATGTCTCGGCGTTTACGGTAATGCTCGCTACCAGTTCATGCAAGCTCGTCTGCAATTGGTTAAACGACTGCACCAGCCGTCCAATCTCATCTCGATTGTTAAAGTGAAGGGACTCTCCGGTTAGATCTCCCCGGGCAATCCGTTCCGCTGCTACCGTTACGCTTCGAATCGGTCTGGATACATGTCTTGCGAATATCGTTAGAATTGCAGCTCCGACGAGAAGGCAGCTCACGAGCGTGATGATAATCACCCGCAGAATATGAACTTGGCCTTGATTAAAGTCCTGCATATACGAGCCGGCTGCGATGACCCATCCCCACGTGGGATCTTGGTCCGCATAGACGATTTTGAGCGCTTCCTTCGTAGGATTCGCCTGATCGTCCGCCTTCGGTAAAGGCCAGTTATAAAATACGGATCCTCCCCCGTCCTGTGCTTTCGCAATTAATTCCTGAATATAGAATTGACCATCCGAAGTCTGCTTGTCCCATATACTCTGCCCTTCCAGCAAAGGATGCGCAAGGAGCTTCCCTTTTGCATCCAGTACATAGAAATAGCCGTTCGCGCCAAGATCAATCTCCTCATTAATTGGGCGGTGCCCAGCTGCATCCTTTTTCCCTAATATGATCTCTTTGAATCTCTCCTGCGCCTGCTGCTCGGTCATATCCCCTCGTTCCACGTTATCCTGCAATGATCCCATAAGTTCCATTGCAAAGTGCACATTGTTCCGAATATCCCGCTCAATCAGCGCATTGCTCTCTTGTTTCGCGGATTGATAACTCACGATCCCTAGCGTGATAATCGGAAGAATAAGCAAGCACAACCCGACAATGAGCAGCTTGCTACGAATCGTTAGTCCTTGATAACGGAGCACTCGTGTTCTCATCTCTTCATTCCCCCAAATTCCAATGTCCTGCTGCGAATAGTAAATAATGACAGTCAGATGCCTATATATTACATGAAAGCCTATCTTTTGAATATTGCAAAATTTTGAAACTTTTGATCACAACAAAAAAAGTCATGACTGGATGTCAGTCATGACTTCAGGTATTCCCTATTGGGCAATCTGCTCTTTGATGAGCTGCAATATTTTCTTCTCTAGCCTTGAAACTTGTACTTGCGATATACCGAGACGCCCTGCGACCTCAGATTGTGTCTGGTCTCGATAATAGCGCAGATACACGATTAGCCGCTCTCGCTCGGACAATCCTTCAATCGCATCGCTCAGCGCAAGCTTATCG
Proteins encoded:
- a CDS encoding NAD-dependent protein deacylase gives rise to the protein MQWSEWKEWIRESRNIVFFGGAGTSTESGIPDFRSASGLYNTNTNEKYAPEDILSRDFFWERPEDFYTFYKSKMVYPNAMPNPAHEALARLEQRGQLKSIITQNIDGLHQQAGSRNVLELHGSIHRNRCTDCGEHYGLDAVTSSPEIVPRCSACGGVIKPDVVLYQESLDMALLDQAAQDIREADILIVAGTSLTVQPAAGLVRLYRGHKFILINKSPTPMDRMADLVIADSIVKVFNDLVD
- a CDS encoding methyl-accepting chemotaxis protein → MRTRVLRYQGLTIRSKLLIVGLCLLILPIITLGIVSYQSAKQESNALIERDIRNNVHFAMELMGSLQDNVERGDMTEQQAQERFKEIILGKKDAAGHRPINEEIDLGANGYFYVLDAKGKLLAHPLLEGQSIWDKQTSDGQFYIQELIAKAQDGGGSVFYNWPLPKADDQANPTKEALKIVYADQDPTWGWVIAAGSYMQDFNQGQVHILRVIIITLVSCLLVGAAILTIFARHVSRPIRSVTVAAERIARGDLTGESLHFNNRDEIGRLVQSFNQLQTSLHELVASITVNAETLSHESERQTQVLKESIQGTAHTADSIIEIAAMNDHQARNLHGATRAIGQASEGIVQLAATSTQSYGASEESMKEAEQGNEHLHQSLLQMNQIASTVDGLSTTISVLHGQSSEIDEIVQMIREIADQTHLLALNASIEAARAGDSGQGFAVVAAEIRKLAERSSQSAAQISEVIIRVQQEVELAKSSMDQGKREFGVAAHAIQETSQVFARILEAGQRVVEQCQEAATVSEQISGSSREVALSIQEMERMSHQTAKASQTVSATTEEQLASMEEISHSSERLYQMAEELREMAGQFKIHAGSGTIEGSKKSS